The Magnolia sinica isolate HGM2019 chromosome 10, MsV1, whole genome shotgun sequence genome includes a window with the following:
- the LOC131217268 gene encoding trans-Golgi network-localized SYP41-interacting protein 1-like isoform X2 → MQEAQCSGLDQCDGSSDVSHGALQDCGESSEVGSSRMGIERDGSLAVSNAVVGDVVSTAQEADGHSVLDDIIMEAEGTAAVIEPGETSGSKGEDIGGNYDRGENMGAPSSSQDFATVQERGVGSSRMEIEKDGSLAVSDAMVGDAVSTAQEADGSSVSDGVTMEAEGTAAVIEPGETSGSKGEDIGRNYDRGENMGVPSSSQDFATVQERGVGEGVHKQQHFPEDATVIVSTSTEELLEEQKASALGRQTISLAKVLEGLEEEEVRFLLKSRESASMAGVVGIGNRTLLEASFANSVENLKQQLFLTNVEKDCLHWQLAEQIEVQMESDQHDRQLLDEVSKLQALVKESKERNTSISEELMQCRSELQAMAAGKEELEIQFLSARGDIEEHKGRASELQDKLEQSQKEEAHLLVELANCKNLLGMLQTENARLTGNLISATEERKKLEAEQEYFASENKKLAAELSEHKERLVIMHDTQMQLEAGLEEAMLSLERLTEDNNYLSSSLDLHKEKVKEFDDRYQQLIAQAEEAGNKLESSVVLGVISDKAIEDSQLVIENFYGDDVSRAVQESEMLSHARGLLLPSIERKDFGDSVGLHALKGHMEEAKEVVQKLEKAIQGMHSQSASLRSGGKTSASGVSKLIQAFESKVQQDDTVSDDVPLTEGKHSADPFELAQEQTSSLRAVLERFDLDVEKANELFEQEQDSKRLATVALKELEVEHEAQRQRNNDIEGKSSELVEKLAKYESVIDDLLNQLNEIQRSADEMAGIILNNAESLRKEVADKTSVLEQEQMSLTGAISEAIEKLNLCIGLVVSPSSASSEKPDVGALTIKVVDASIKAIEGLHKKLEAAYLEQERILKQVESLQKEVADKTSILEQEQMSRMGTISEAIEKLNSCTGLVVSPSSANSEKPDVGAHATEAVNAAIKAIEGLHKKLEAAYLEHERIQNAHEELNRNFVDMQGRNEAAVGILNQIYSGLRQLANDSSGNVEASETNIKYEELLDLVPSNCKRLMEQLQKLLDERHELLCSKNELESELMKTTQAIGESNQRCVDLGSKVEELESELMKRTQAMQELNKRCVDLGNRVEEQKSNAHPEAIAQLVKDVVAIIHPEDMAIDSEMIPIRRLEASVALLLQKYREAVEQVSLSKDCLREFISTPECSAEDGMVPLHTFLKEEVGSKLMELNELKQKMLQLDSSNLHEDDEVCILKENLSKAEEALKVARSELHAKGTELEQSEQRLSSVREKLGIAVAKGKGLIVQRDSLKQLLAEKSSELEKCMQELESKDVILHEVESKLKAYSEAGERVEALETELSYIRNSATALRESFLIKDSILQRIEEILEDLELPEHFHSRDIIEKIEWLARSITGNSLPLTDWDQKNSVGGSYSDGGFVVMDAWKEDLQPSSNPGFDDLRRKYDELQSKFYGLAEHNEMLEQSLVERNNLVQRWEEVLDRIDMPLQLRSMEPEEKIEWLGRALSEGQLIRDAFQVKIENLEISSDSLIAELEESQKKLADLEAKLAAVTREKELLSESMEKLTCENHKMSEKAVQDESGKSNLLKEVADLQEKLAENLENYHCIESDIKRLQGLVNDALLDHDLADNVVGISNTEHLEGLLRKLIDNYMAFCLEKSMRKDTEMEHVTDEAGTAPAEQGLKDLLDTKEQELLLLKEELEVALGNLVLLKEEKDTTLQKYQSLISEREAICKERDDLQEQLKQEEQKSASAREKLNVAVRKGKGLVQQRDGLKQTIEEMHTELERLKNEFSQRENTLLQYGQKIQDLSAYAEKVEALQAENSILRNRLTETEHSLQDSGQTLSGLLTALHAIDVGGQVSSNDPVQKMEGIGKLSRDLHAAAVSSEHEAKKSKRAAELLLVELNEVQDRADSLQEDLEKAQAAATELSKQREKVETARIEAVSNLEQFITAREVERRRQHADFMELKAGVDQLLEECFGFANLLNNVFSKDLELLRNVEVGMVSFLKQMNSMNAVSRPLQNASGDAFSSIPVNEGKISGSGSFLDLNMQDGSAITEVVGIVGHGLRECMKKINDLKRKCHTYSTAFEKQAARLPEIMETIRREVSSQKESSESLKKDVTHLESLRTEKDAEINMVQKNIALLYEACSRSLLEIENRKAHMIGNGLTSGVHLSGNTGTTLLMRFDRKETVDGRTLSFTEESIRTMADALLSAVKGSANTQAELVESNERELKATVSHLQNELQEKDIQRNRICSELVTQIKEAEATAKSYIVDLESANTQVHNLEKQLESMKNEQRLLETRVNELRDYESTSKGLQEEIRSMNGALSAKDQEIESLMQALDEEESQMEDLSSRIEELEKVVQQKNLALENLEASRGKAMAKLSTTVSKFDELHHLSESLLSEVENLQTQLQGRDAEISFLRQEVTRCTNDVLSSQENSKRNSTDVQDLMTWLNMMVSRFGVYDVHLDDQKGNQIHAFTEVLEKHITSALSELDDLRLLAQSKDALLQAERSKFEELLHKGEILEISLHEKESQLALLQGAGGSGQPSNMNTSETLDVEPLINKRVGPVRSIRKANNDQVAIAIDTESGSSMLDDEDDDKVHGFKSLTMSRIVPRVTRPIADKIDGIWVSGERMLMRQPTLRLGVVIYWFMLHILLATSIF, encoded by the exons TGGGGCTTTGCAAGATTGTGGCGAGAGCTCTGAAGTTGGGTCATCGAGGATGGGAATTGAAAGGGATGGGAGTCTTGCTGTGTCCAATGCTGTGGTGGGAGATGTGGTGAGTACAGCTCAAGAAGCAGATGGGCATTCTGTTTTGGACGACATTATCATGGAGGCTGAAGGAACTGCTGCTGTCATTGAGCCTGGAGAGACATCAGGCTCTAAGGGTGAGGATATTGGTGGGAACTATGATCGTGGTGAAAATATGGGTGCACCATCTTCATCCCAAGATTTTGCAACTGTGCAGGAAAGGGGAGTTGGGTCGTCGAGGATGGAAATTGAAAAGGATGGGAGTCTTGCTGTGTCTGATGCTATGGTGGGTGATGCGGTGAGTACTGCTCAAGAAGCAGATGGGTCTTCTGTTTCGGACGGCGTTACCATGGAGGCGGAAGGAACTGCTGCTGTCATCGAGCCTGGAGAGACATCAGGGTCTAAGGGGGAGGATATTGGCAGGAACTACGATCGTGGTGAAAATATGGGCGTGCCATCTTCGTCCCAAGATTTTGCAACTGTGCAGGAAAGGGGAGTTGGTGAAGGAGTGCACAAGCAGCAGCATTTTCCAGAGGATGCTACTGTTATTGTCAGTACAAGCACGGAAGAGCTTCTGGAAGAACAAAAGGCAAGTGCGTTGGGAAGACAGACTATTTCTCTGGCGAAGGTACTGGAGGGGCTTGAGGAAGAGGAAGTCCGGTTCCTACTTAAATCAAGAGAATCAGCTTCTATGGCAGGTGTAGTTGGTATTGGTAACAGAACTCTACTTGAAGCTAGCTTTGCCAACAGCGTGGAGAATCTTAAACAGCAACTTTTCTTGACAAATGTCGAGAAAGACTGTCTCCATTGGCAGCTTGCTGAACAGATTGAGGTACAGATGGAATCTGATCAGCATGATAGGCAGTTGCTTGATGAAGTATCCAAGCTTCAAGCTTTAGTTAAAGAATCTAAAGAAAGGAATACAAGCATCAGTGAAGAACTCATGCAGTGTAGGTCTGAGCTCCAGGCTATGGCTGCTGGAAAGGAGGAGCTTGAAATCCAATTCCTTTCTGCGAGAGGTGATATTGAGGAACATAAAGGAAGGGCTTCTGAGTTGCAGGATAAACTGGAACAGTCGCAAAAAGAGGAGGCACACCTGTTGGTGGAATTGGCTAACTGCAAGAATTTACTGGGAATGTTACAAACGGAAAATGCAAGGTTAACTGGGAATCTCATTTCAGCAacggaggagagaaagaagcttGAGGCAGAGCAAGAATACTTTGCGAGCGAGAACAAGAAACTTGCTGCAGAGTTGTCCGAGCATAAAGAACGTTTGGTTATCATGCATGACACACAAATGCAGCTTGAGGCTGGCCTTGAAGAAGCCATGTTGAGCCTTGAACGACTCACTGAAGATAATAACTATCTGTCTAGCAGTTTAGATTTACACAAGGAGAAGGTAAAAGAGTTTGATGACAGGTATCAGCAGTTAATTGCTCAAGCTGAGGAGGCTGGGAATAAACTGGAAAGCTCTGTTGTGCTGGGTGTCATCAGTGATAAAGCAATTGAAGATTCTCAGCTagtaattgaaaatttttatggaGATGATGTCTCCAGAGCTGTCCAGGAATCTGAAATGCTTAGCCATGCACGGGGGTTGTTGCTTCCGTCAATTGAAAGGAAAGATTTCGGTGATTCTGTTGGATTGCATGCCTTAAAGGGACACATGGAAGAGGCTAAGGAAGTGGTGCAGAAGCTTGAAAAGGCAATTCAAGGGATGCACTCTCAGTCAGCATCCTTAAGGTCAGGTGGTAAGACCTCTGCTTCTGGAGTATCAAAACTAATTCAAGCCTTTGAGTCGAAGGTCCAACAGGATGATACAGTTTCAGATGATGTGCCTTTGACTGAAGGAAAACATTCTGCAGATCCATTCGAGTTAGCACAGGAACAGACATCAAGTCTTAGAGCAGTGCTGGAGCGGTTTGATCTGGATGTGGAAAAGGCTAATGAACTATTTGAGCAAGAGCAGGACAGCAAAAGACTTGCTACTGTGGCATTGAAGGAGCTCGAAGTTGAGCATGAAGCCCAAAGGCAACGGAACAACGATATTGAAGGAAAGAGCAGTGAACTTGTTGAGAAATTGGCTAAATATGAATCGGTAATTGATGATCTTCTGAATCAGCTTAATGAAATTCAGAGAAGTGCTGATGAAATGGCTGGCATCATCTTAAATAATGCAGAAAGTCTGCGGAAGGAGGTGGCTGATAAGACATCTGTTCTTGAGCAAGAGCAGATGTCTCTTACTGGTGCTATTTCTGAGGCCATTGAAAAGCTTAACTTGTGTATTGGATTGGTTGTCTCCCCAAGTTCAGCCAGTTCTGAGAAGCCAGATGTGGGTGCCCTTACCATCAAGGTGGTTGATGCCAGCATAAAAGCCATTGAAGGTCTGCACAAGAAACTTGAAGCAGCTTATCTGGAGCAAGAAAGAATCTTAAAACAAGTAGAAAGCCTGCAGAAGGAAGTGGCTGACAAGACATCTATTCTTGAGCAAGAACAGATGTCTCGTATGGGGACTATTTCTGAGGCCATTGAAAAGCTCAACTCGTGTACCGGGCTGGTTGTCTCCCCAAGTTCAGCCAATTCTGAGAAGCCAGATGTTGGTGCCCATGCCACCGAAGCAGTCAATGCTGCCATAAAAGCCATCGAAGGTCTGCACAAGAAACTTGAAGCAGCTTATCTGGAGCATGAAAGAATCCAAAATGCTCATGAGGAATTAAATCGGAATTTTGTTGACATGCAAGGAAGGAATGAAGCAGCTGTTGGTATACTGAATCAGATTTATAGTGGCCTCAGGCAACTTGCAAATGACTCATCTGGAAATGTAGAGGCAAGTGAAACAAATATAAAATATGAGGAACTGCTAGATCTTGTACCCAGTAATTGTAAAAGGCTTATGGAGCAACTACAGAAGTTGCTGGATGAGAGGCATGAACTCCTGTGTTCAAAAAATGAGCTTGAGTCTGAGCTGATGAAGACAACCCAAGCTATAGGAGAGTCGAACCAAAGATGTGTTGATCTAGGTAGTAAGGTGGAAGAGCTTGAGTCTGAGCTGATGAAGAGAACCCAGGCTATGCAAGAACTGAACAAAAGATGTGTTGATTTAGGTAATAGGGTGGAAGAGCAAAAAAGTAATGCACATCCAGAAGCCATTGCCCAGTTGGTCAAAGATGTTGTGGCTATAATTCATCCCGAGGATATGGCAATTGACTCGGAAATGATACCGATAAGGCGTCTAGAGGCTTCGGTTGCTTTACTTCTACAGAAATACAGAGAAGCAGTGGAGCAGGTCAGCTTGTCGAAGGACTGCTTACGGGAGTTTATCTCGACACCGGAGTGTTCTGCTGAGGATGGTATGGTTCCATTGCATACCTTCTTGAAGGAAGAGGTTGGTTCGAAGTTGATGGAATTGAATGAGTTGAAGCAAAAGATGCTCCAGTTGGACTCTTCGAATCTTCATGAAGATGATGAGGTGTGCATTCTCAAGGAAAATTTAAGTAAGGCCGAAGAGGCCCTCAAAGTGGCTCGTTCAGAATTACACGCTAAAGGAACTGAACTCGAACAATCAGAGCAGAGGCTATCATCTGTCAGGGAGAAGCTCGGCATAGCTGTTGCAAAGGGGAAAGGTTTGATCGTGCAGCGGGACAGTCTAAAACAGTTGTTGGCAGAGAAGTCAAGTGAGCTTGAAAAGTGCATGCAAGAATTAGAGTCAAAAGATGTCATACTTCATGAGGTCGAATCAAAACTCAAGGCCTATTCAGAGGCAGGTGAGCGTGTTGAGGCTCTAGAAACTGAGCTGTCATACATTCGGAATTCAGCCACCGCATTGAGAGAATCCTTTCTCATTAAGGATTCTATTCTTCAAAGGATTGAAGAGATATTGGAGGACTTAGAGTTGCCTGAGCATTTCCATTCCAGAGACATAATCGAAAAAATCGAGTGGCTGGCAAGATCAATCACGGGGAATTCTTTGCCTTTAACTGACTGGGATCAGAAAAATTCTGTGGGGGGATCTTATTCTGATGGTGGTTTTGTGGTTATGGATGCCTGGAAGGAAGACTTACAACCAAGCTCAAATCCAGGGTTTGATGATTTGAGAAGAAAATATGACGAGCTCCAAAGTAAGTTTTATGGCTTGGCTGAGCATAATGAGATGCTGGAACAGTCATTGGTGGAAAGGAACAACCTTGTGCAGAGGTGGGAAGAGGTGTTGGACAGAATCGATATGCCTCTGCAGTTGAGGTCAATGGAGCCAGAAGAGAAGATCGAGTGGTTAGGAAGAGCACTTTCTGAGGGTCAGCTCATTAGAGATGCTTTCCAGGTGAAGATTGAGAACCTCGAGATCTCTTCGGATTCACTAATAGCTGAACTGGAAGAGTCACAAAAGAAACTGGCCGATCTTGAGGCCAAGCTTGCAGCTGTTACACGTGAAAAAGAGCTTCTTTCTGAAAGCATGGAGAAGCTTACATGTGAGAATCATAAAATGTCAGAGAAGGCAGTTCAAGACGAATCTGGCAAAAGCAATTTGCTCAAGGAAGTAGCTGATTTGCAGGAGAAATTGGCTGAGAACCTTGAAAATTATCACTGTATTGAAAGTGACATCAAGAGATTACAGGGCTTAGTGAATGACGCCTTGCTGGATCACGATCTGGCAGACAATGTTGTTGGCATCAGTAATACCGAGCATTTGGAAGGACTGCTTAGGAAGCTAATAGATAACTACATGGCCTTCTGTTTGGAGAAATCTATGCGTAAAGACACTGAGATGGAACACGTTACTGATGAAGCTGGTACAGCACCTGCTGAACAGGGACTGAAAGATTTGCTGGATACCAAGGAGCAGGAATTATTGCTTCTGAAGGAAGAGCTTGAGGTGGCTTTGGGTAATTTGGTCCTTTTGAAGGAGGAGAAGGATACAACTTTGCAGAAGTATCAGTCGTTGATTTCAGAAAGAGAAGCAATCTGTAAAGAGAGGGATGATCTGCAAGAACAACTCAAGCAAGAGGAGCAAAAATCTGCATCTGCAAGAGAGAAGTTAAATGTTGCTGTTAGAAAAGGCAAAGGGTTAGTACAACAGCGGGATGGTTTGAAACAAACAATTGAGGAGATGCATACTGAACTTGAACGCTTAAAGAATGAGTTTAGCCAGCGAGAAAATACTCTTTTGCAGTATGGACAGAAAATCCAGGACTTGTCAGCCTACGCAGAGAAGGTCGAGGCTCTGCAAGCTGAAAATTCAATATTGAGGAATCGGTTGACAGAGACTGAGCACAGTTTGCAGGATAGTGGCCAAACCTTGAGTGGTTTATTGACTGCATTACATGCCATTGATGTTGGGGGTCAGGTGAGTTCCAATGACCCTGTGCAGAAGATGGAAGGGATCGGGAAACTGAGTCGCGATTTGCATGCAGCAGCAGTTTCCTCTGAGCACGAAGCAAAGAAATCTAAAAGAGCGGCCGAGCTACTTCTTGTGGAGTTGAATGAGGTTCAGGATAGAGCTGACAGCCTCCAAGAGGATCTGGAGAAAGCACAAGCTGCAGCTACGGAGCTCTCCAAACAAAGGGAGAAAGTGGAGACTGCAAGAATTGAAGCTGTTTCGAATCTCGAACAGTTCATCACTGCCCGTGAAGTGGAAAGGAGAAGGCAACATGCCGACTTTATGGAGTTGAAGGCTGGTGTTGATCAACTGCTGGAGGAGTGTTTTGGGTTTGCTAATCTTCTAAATAATGTGTTTTCAAAGGACCTGGAGCTCTTGCGCAATGTTGAGGTTGGTATGGTGTCTTTCTTGAAACAGATGAATAGCATGAATGCTGTCAGCCGGCCTCTCCAAAATGCATCTGGAGATGCCTTCTCTAGTATTCCGGTAAATGAG GGGAAGATTTCTGGATCTGGTTCTTTCTTAGATCTGAATATGCAAGATGGAAGTGCCATAACTGAAGTTGTTGGTATTGTTGGCCATGGCTTGCGAGAATGCATGAAAAAGATCAATGATCTGAAGAGAAAGTGCCACACATATTCTACTGCTTTTGAGAAACAAGCTGCACGCCTGCCTGAAATCATGGAGACTATTCGAAGAGAAGTATCTTCTCAAAAAGAATCTTCAGAATCTTTAAAGAAAGATGTCACTCATCTTGAGTCATTGAGAACGGAAAAGGATGCTGAAATCAATATGGTGCAGAAAAACATTGCTCTGCTCTATGAAGCATGCAGCAGGTCACTTTTGGAAATTGAGAATCGAAAAGCCCATATGATTGGAAATGGTTTGACCTCCGGAGTTCATTTATCAGGAAATACTGGGACGACCTTGCTTATGCGCTTTGACCGAAAAGAAACTGTTGATGGACGAACCCTTTCTTTCACAGAGGAATCTATTAGGACAATGGCAGATGCCCTTTTGTCAGCTGTAAAGGGGTCAGCAAATACTCAGGCAGAACTTGTAGAGAGCAATGAAAGGGAACTGAAAGCCACCGTATCTCATTTGCAGAATGAACTTCAGGAGAAGGACATCCAAAGAAACAGGATTTGTTCAGAGCTTGTAACTCAAATCAAGGAAGCTGAAGCTACTGCAAAGAGTTACATAGTGGATCTTGAATCTGCCAACACGCAGGTGCATAATTTGGAGAAGCAGTTAGAATCAATGAAGAATGAGCAGAGATTACTTGAGACAAGAGTTAACGAGCTAAGGGATTATGAGTCCACGTCAAAAGGGTTACAGGAGGAGATCAGATCCATGAATGGTGCTCTAAGTGCCAAAGATCAAG AGATTGAGAGCCTAATGCAAGCACTTGATGAAGAAGAGTCACAGATGGAAGATTTGTCCAGCCGGATTGAGGAACTGGAGAAGGTTGTGCAACAAAAAAATCTGGCACTGGAGAACCTTGAAGCTTCTCGGGGTAAAGCTATGGCAAAGCTTTCTACAACTGTAAGCAAGTTTGACGAGTTACATCATCTGTCAGAGAGCCTTCTCTCGGAGGTTGAAAATCTTCAAACACAATTGCAAGGTCGGGATGCAGAGATCTCATTCCTACGTCAAGAGGTGACTCGGTGTACCAATGATGTTCTAAGTTCGCAGGAGAACAGCAAGAGGAATTCAACTGATGTGCAGGATTTAATGACATGGTTAAACATGATGGTTTCACGTTTTGGGGTGTATGATGTGCATCTTGATGATCAGAAGGGAAATCAAATTCATGCATTCACTGAAGTTCTAGAAAAACATATTACATCAGCACTGTCTGAATTAGATGATTTAAGGTTGCTTGCTCAAAGCAAAGATGCTTTGTTGCAAGCAGAAAGGAGTAAATTTGAGGAGCTGTTGCATAAGGGGGAAATTCTTGAGATTTCTCTACATGAGAAGGAATCCCAACTAGCATTATTGCAAGGAGCAGGAGGTTCTGGGCAACCATCTAATATGAACACCTCGGAAACATTGGATGTTGAACCACTG ATAAATAAAAGGGTGGGCCCTGTTCGCAGTATTCGCAAAGCCAACAATGACCAAGTTGCTATAGCAATAGACACGGAGTCTGGTAGTAGTATGTTAGACGATGAAGATGATGATAAAG TGCATGGCTTCAAGTCGCTTACCATGTCAAGGATCGTCCCTAGAGTTACGAGACCCATTGCAGACAAGATCGATGGGATATG GGTCTCAGGCGAGCGGATGCTAATGAGGCAGCCTACTCTAAGGCTTGGAGTTGTAATCTATTGGTTTATGCTACATATATTACTTGCAacatctattttttga